The following DNA comes from Candidatus Angelobacter sp..
GTTCTGAACATTGAATGTGAGATAAAATAATCTGGTTCTGTGACTAAAGCATATAAAACCTGGTTCAAGTCGCCAGCCGAACCTACTCGGTCTTTTATTATTAGAGCCACATTAGTGTGATAGTTTTCTCCGACTACGGATAACATAGTATAGGTTTGTTTAATCCGTGCTATGGTTTTTTGCCGTTTGTAATCCTGCTGAAACGACCATATTCCAAAGCATAGCGAAGCCAAAACTCCTACGACAAAGGTCAACCGCAGGGAAAGGCGAACGAGGTTAGTCATCTGATTACTCGACCATTGGTTCCATTAAGTATCATCAGGCCGGATACCGGATCAACAGTCCATTTTTAGATCCAAGTTCACTTCAAATCTTCCGTTCATTTCCGACGGCTTCCTGCTTCCGATTTAATAGCTCAGGTAAACGATCTGTTTGAGAGGCGCGGTAAATCGCTCCCTACTCGACGCGCAACGGTGATCAGGCTAGGTTCTCGCCGTGTTTCGACCGTGCATCGATCTCCACGAAGGCAAAGTGAAGCAGATTGTCGGCGGCTCTTTGAGTGCCGATCCGACGGAGCTGCGCACGAACTTTGTTTCGGATCGCCCTGTCGCGTGGTTCGCGGGGCTTTACCGGCGCGATGGTCTCAAAGGCGGACACGTCATCATGCTCGGACCGGGCAATGAGACGGTGGGGCGCGAAGCGCTTGCCGCGTATCCTGGAGGACTCCAAATCGGAGGCGGCATCAATCCTGACAACGCGCGCGACTGGCTCGATGCGGGCGCGTCGCATGTCATCGTCACGTCGTGGGTCTTTCGCGACGGCCAGCTAGACTTCGAGCGTGTGCGGGCGCTCGCTGCAGCCATCGGGAAAGAGCGGCTCGTGTTCGACCTGAGCTGTCGTCGGCGCGATAAAGACTATTGGGTCGTCACGGACCGATGGCAGAAATTCACCGAATTCAAAATTGACGCTGCGGGGATGGCCCAATTTGCGCCGTTTTGCGCGGAATTTCTCATCCACGCGGCGGATGTCGAAGGGTTGTGCGGCGGCGTTGATCTGGAACTCGTGGAGAGGCTGGCGCGATGGTCGCCCATCCCGACGACCTACGCGGGTGGCGCGCGCTCGCTGACGGACTTGGAAGAAGTCACGCGTGTCGGCAGGGGGGAAATAGATTTAACAATCGGTTCGGCGCTCGACATTTTCGGCGGCACGGGCGTGCGTTATATCGATGCCGTCGAATTCAATCGCCAGCGGGCGGCGAAGCGGCCGGGCAATGCCTCTGTGTAAGTGCCGACGGCGGCTTTCTGCCGCCAAACAGATTATCGCTCGCGAAACCTGGCCGTGACGGCTATCATCCGTCTGCTGCCATGAACGTGCGCAAATGGCTTAGGGAACATTCGCTGAGGCTGCTGGCGATTCGCGACACGCCGAACGCGATTGCCGGCGGCGTGGCCATAGGAATTTTTTTTGGGTTCACGCCGTTGCTGGGAATGAAAACGTTGCTGTCGATTTTCGTCGCCTGGCTGATGCGTTGCAACATCCTCGCGGCGGCCATCGCGGTTACGTTGCACGATGTCGCCCTGCCGTTCATGCCGA
Coding sequences within:
- the hisA gene encoding phosphoribosylformimino-5-aminoimidazole carboxamide ribotide isomerase, yielding MFRPCIDLHEGKVKQIVGGSLSADPTELRTNFVSDRPVAWFAGLYRRDGLKGGHVIMLGPGNETVGREALAAYPGGLQIGGGINPDNARDWLDAGASHVIVTSWVFRDGQLDFERVRALAAAIGKERLVFDLSCRRRDKDYWVVTDRWQKFTEFKIDAAGMAQFAPFCAEFLIHAADVEGLCGGVDLELVERLARWSPIPTTYAGGARSLTDLEEVTRVGRGEIDLTIGSALDIFGGTGVRYIDAVEFNRQRAAKRPGNASV